The Bacteroidales bacterium genome has a window encoding:
- a CDS encoding GAF domain-containing protein, which yields MRIRMKIHNKMLILVLLTATVVFGVSIGIVSKRIKDNSIETNKSQIQSNAKALSHKAKLFIQEYIVTAKTIDNLFLVYDDISEKERQTIYETSIKNILFNSPNFLSISTSIEPSTIIENDEQINISYTRMQNTIDFDSSDLSVMSQYLLSQKNMHETILPPHQYQYDNTTVIQNSYCVPIVERNQFIGATSINGYSSDFQSFLSSFKTNKKEQIFVVDYNNVIISHSEDSLVGENFTELGFDTVFMHMFENCRANSKSSVIEGYFPFSQSSYFISFAPFKISENTDNYVLVLASPSWHILKEAKRNYYLSFVSAVMGLIILGIFIWFIARYITKLISSLTSSLHDVAVGNISYENKLKIKTNDEISDTAKSVNRLIDGLNLMAGFASEIGKGNLDAEYKLLSKNDLLGKSLNKMRQSLVHAKIEENIQKEIDNKQAWVTQGIAHFVEILRQNNDNLELLSENIVSNICSYMSKPQCALYIVNDDSEEIEYELIAAHAYGYPKIIDKKVKIGEELIGRVALDKKTLHIENTTEDFPIIKPELVTDKIPSSALIAPLISGEVMMGVVEILGYEPFEEHEMEFVDKLGANIASTFNSAKTNIRTAALLKQSHEQKDVLAQHEEEMRQNMEEMIATQEEAEKREQELSAVLDILNTNTMYATLSPEGKITEVSESFALFFGLSALQMVGNYLDAFTTPDDASKREQELLWAEVLSGNSQKKIQKVKINKQTMYLSETYIPIPKDDDEFIIEQITLVLVDVTKKVEYDREIATIISEIESHTK from the coding sequence ATGAGAATTAGAATGAAAATACATAATAAAATGCTAATACTTGTTTTGCTCACAGCGACAGTTGTTTTTGGAGTAAGTATTGGTATTGTTAGCAAAAGAATTAAAGACAACTCTATAGAAACTAATAAAAGTCAAATCCAATCAAATGCCAAAGCGTTAAGTCATAAGGCAAAACTTTTTATTCAAGAGTATATAGTTACAGCAAAAACAATAGATAACCTTTTTCTTGTTTATGACGATATAAGTGAGAAAGAGAGACAGACAATCTATGAAACTTCCATTAAGAATATTCTATTTAATTCACCAAATTTTCTGTCAATCAGCACATCTATTGAGCCTTCAACTATTATTGAAAATGATGAGCAAATAAATATTTCTTACACCAGAATGCAAAATACTATTGATTTTGATAGTAGTGATTTGTCTGTTATGTCGCAATATTTACTATCCCAGAAAAATATGCATGAAACTATACTGCCGCCTCATCAATATCAATACGATAATACCACAGTTATACAAAACAGCTATTGCGTTCCAATTGTTGAGAGAAATCAGTTTATAGGAGCAACATCTATTAATGGCTATTCTAGTGATTTTCAGTCATTCTTGTCATCGTTTAAAACTAACAAAAAAGAGCAAATTTTTGTTGTCGATTATAACAACGTCATTATTTCTCATTCTGAAGACTCGTTAGTTGGAGAAAATTTTACAGAACTAGGCTTTGATACAGTATTTATGCATATGTTTGAGAATTGCCGTGCAAATAGTAAATCGTCTGTAATTGAAGGTTACTTCCCTTTCAGCCAATCAAGTTATTTTATTTCGTTTGCACCTTTTAAAATATCAGAAAACACTGACAATTATGTACTTGTTTTAGCATCTCCCTCGTGGCATATACTAAAAGAAGCAAAAAGAAACTATTATTTGTCGTTTGTTAGCGCAGTGATGGGCTTGATTATCTTAGGTATCTTTATTTGGTTTATAGCTCGTTATATTACCAAGCTGATCTCTTCGCTAACATCGTCGCTCCATGATGTTGCTGTAGGTAACATATCTTATGAGAATAAACTGAAAATCAAGACAAATGACGAGATAAGTGATACCGCTAAAAGCGTTAACCGTCTGATTGACGGACTTAACCTAATGGCAGGATTTGCATCCGAAATTGGAAAAGGCAATTTAGATGCAGAATATAAACTACTAAGTAAAAATGATCTTTTGGGAAAATCTCTGAATAAAATGAGACAGAGCCTGGTACATGCCAAAATCGAAGAAAATATTCAAAAGGAGATTGATAATAAACAAGCATGGGTTACCCAAGGAATTGCGCATTTTGTAGAAATATTACGTCAAAACAATGATAATCTTGAACTATTGTCTGAAAATATTGTGTCGAACATCTGCTCTTATATGAGTAAACCGCAATGTGCCCTGTATATTGTAAATGATGATTCTGAGGAGATTGAATATGAATTAATTGCAGCACATGCTTATGGATATCCTAAAATTATTGATAAAAAAGTTAAGATTGGAGAAGAGTTAATTGGTAGAGTTGCATTAGACAAAAAAACGTTACACATAGAAAATACAACAGAAGATTTTCCGATTATTAAACCAGAGCTAGTTACCGATAAAATACCAAGCAGCGCATTGATAGCACCACTTATAAGTGGTGAGGTTATGATGGGTGTGGTGGAAATTTTAGGTTACGAACCGTTTGAAGAGCATGAAATGGAGTTTGTCGATAAATTAGGTGCTAATATAGCATCAACATTTAATAGTGCAAAAACTAATATTAGAACTGCTGCTCTATTAAAACAGTCACATGAGCAAAAAGATGTGTTAGCACAGCACGAAGAGGAGATGCGTCAAAATATGGAAGAAATGATTGCAACACAGGAGGAAGCTGAAAAACGCGAGCAAGAACTTAGTGCCGTTTTGGATATTCTAAATACAAATACAATGTACGCTACTCTTTCTCCAGAAGGTAAAATTACAGAAGTAAGTGAATCATTTGCTTTATTCTTCGGATTATCAGCACTACAAATGGTAGGTAATTATTTGGATGCATTTACGACACCAGACGATGCTTCAAAAAGAGAACAGGAATTGCTTTGGGCTGAAGTACTATCAGGTAACTCACAAAAGAAAATTCAAAAAGTAAAAATTAATAAGCAAACAATGTATCTGTCAGAAACATACATCCCGATACCTAAAGATGACGACGAATTTATTATTGAGCAAATAACACTAGTCCTCGTTGATGTAACCAAGAAAGTAGAGTATGACAGAGAAATCGCTACGATAATTTCGGAAATAGAATCTCATACAAAATAA
- a CDS encoding GAF domain-containing protein: MAVNKKNRFRKFRFGLVLKLTLGVSASTALVYFVVFRYINHDFEKVAIKESKDLAKTVAYDYGCEVQTEINSVFFEMRVLSHVFSTYPNIPKSEAKAFFKSSLKKSASENPKYASVWDSWEYRFLNKNYTKKFGRIITSFFREGDQIQYAGDSINFEGDDTASMYYNIKITNKEFITEPYFYKLGDNLVLMASIGVPLNINNEFAGIVGVDIALENFVGMIDSIKPFDGSEAFLVSDRSTIIAHPDKSLLGKSYLESDSLDIDINEIIQNFTNGKAYDFEYFSNRTNAFTYTVFMPLEIGNSGTTWALAINMPLKTIIGKVDAHMAYTKQIAFHGFILLILIIIIISMMIVLPLRKTTKILYQLSLGDIQNVNQLNIKTGDEIQLMSESVNQVISGLKNTLAFAEKIKDGDYEHQFEPLSEEDILGNSILNMRDSLIKAQKDEEKRQKEDFHKNWSTQGLNMFAVSLRQYNDDLYKLGQEVITKLVDYIDVQSGALYLVENSEYDTYLKLYASSGFPKDRINQDKIYENQGAVGRCLIEKQTIYIDDVPSDFSKITSGLGQTSPGSVLITPLIVNEELIGAIELLGLKPIEEYKIRFVETVSVSIASIISIVRINVRTAELLNESRTQADELTQQEEEMRQNIEELAATQEESSEREKRYLKLIDSVTSAICYVEYDMDGVVIDINDRLLQLFQMKREQAIGKKIGQHEFISKEKRESRIAFWSRLEKGEEVKQEFYAKYLGREIWLQEIYIPILDGNGTPYKVINIAVDISEEKRKEAQLAVLREKHELVKATRKKVEKKSKKNIEELLKDSSKFKHIRLDHLFKVYKGDSDKIINILRIYKEAIPIQIDEIKELLSSREWSLLKAKIVAFRTKMTYLGVKDMNSLSRQLERQVSLQSIDDTTNKIVEEITNIWEEVEKELIQIESF; encoded by the coding sequence ATGGCGGTAAATAAAAAAAATAGGTTCCGAAAATTTAGATTTGGTCTAGTGTTAAAGCTAACGTTAGGTGTTTCAGCATCGACGGCTTTAGTTTATTTCGTAGTTTTCAGATATATAAATCATGATTTTGAAAAAGTAGCTATTAAAGAATCTAAAGACTTGGCAAAAACAGTAGCGTACGATTATGGATGTGAGGTTCAAACAGAAATTAACAGCGTTTTTTTCGAGATGCGAGTACTTTCCCATGTGTTCTCTACATATCCTAACATACCTAAATCAGAAGCAAAAGCCTTTTTTAAGTCATCATTGAAGAAATCAGCAAGTGAGAATCCAAAATACGCGTCAGTTTGGGATTCATGGGAGTACCGTTTTTTAAATAAAAATTATACCAAAAAATTTGGCAGAATAATAACTTCATTTTTTCGGGAAGGAGATCAAATACAGTATGCGGGGGACTCCATAAACTTCGAAGGTGACGATACCGCAAGTATGTATTATAATATAAAAATAACTAACAAAGAGTTCATAACGGAACCTTATTTTTATAAACTAGGAGATAATTTAGTTTTAATGGCCTCAATTGGTGTGCCTTTAAATATTAATAATGAGTTTGCAGGAATTGTGGGAGTTGACATTGCATTGGAAAATTTCGTAGGAATGATAGATTCAATTAAACCCTTCGATGGCTCAGAAGCCTTTTTAGTTTCTGACCGATCAACAATTATTGCGCACCCCGACAAATCACTATTAGGGAAAAGTTACTTAGAATCTGATAGTTTAGATATTGATATTAATGAAATAATTCAAAATTTTACTAATGGGAAAGCATATGATTTCGAATATTTCTCGAACAGAACAAATGCATTTACCTACACAGTATTTATGCCTTTAGAAATAGGCAATAGTGGCACTACATGGGCTTTGGCAATTAATATGCCCCTAAAAACAATCATAGGGAAAGTAGATGCCCATATGGCTTATACTAAGCAAATCGCATTTCATGGCTTTATTCTTTTAATATTAATTATCATAATTATTTCTATGATGATAGTTCTTCCATTGAGAAAAACTACGAAAATACTTTATCAACTTTCCTTGGGAGATATTCAAAATGTAAATCAACTCAACATAAAAACAGGCGATGAGATACAGTTGATGAGCGAGTCTGTTAATCAAGTTATCAGTGGGCTAAAAAATACTCTTGCATTTGCAGAGAAAATTAAGGATGGCGATTATGAACACCAATTCGAACCTCTGAGCGAAGAGGATATCTTAGGTAATAGTATTTTAAATATGCGCGATTCGCTTATTAAAGCCCAAAAAGATGAAGAAAAGCGCCAAAAAGAAGATTTTCATAAAAATTGGAGCACACAAGGTCTTAATATGTTTGCAGTATCATTAAGACAATACAATGACGATTTGTACAAACTAGGACAAGAGGTTATTACAAAACTTGTTGATTATATTGACGTGCAATCAGGAGCACTGTATTTGGTAGAGAACAGTGAATATGACACATATTTAAAACTATATGCGTCAAGTGGTTTCCCAAAAGATAGAATAAATCAAGATAAGATATATGAAAATCAAGGGGCTGTAGGGCGTTGTTTAATCGAAAAACAGACAATATACATTGATGATGTTCCATCTGATTTTTCAAAAATCACATCAGGTCTTGGACAAACAAGTCCCGGAAGCGTGTTGATAACTCCACTTATAGTAAACGAAGAGTTAATAGGAGCCATTGAACTTTTAGGATTGAAACCTATTGAAGAATATAAAATACGTTTTGTCGAGACCGTTAGTGTTTCTATAGCCTCAATAATTTCAATTGTTCGTATAAATGTACGTACAGCTGAACTCCTTAACGAATCAAGAACTCAAGCCGATGAGCTAACACAACAGGAAGAGGAGATGAGACAAAACATTGAGGAGTTGGCAGCGACTCAAGAAGAATCGTCTGAACGCGAGAAACGATATTTAAAACTTATAGACTCTGTAACCAGTGCAATATGCTACGTAGAATACGATATGGACGGAGTTGTAATAGATATAAACGACCGTTTACTCCAACTGTTCCAAATGAAACGAGAACAAGCGATAGGGAAAAAAATAGGACAACATGAATTCATAAGTAAAGAAAAAAGAGAGTCTCGTATTGCATTTTGGTCAAGATTAGAAAAAGGTGAAGAGGTAAAACAAGAGTTTTATGCAAAATATCTTGGTCGGGAAATTTGGCTACAAGAAATATATATACCTATATTGGACGGAAACGGAACACCTTATAAGGTTATAAATATCGCTGTTGATATAAGCGAAGAAAAACGTAAAGAGGCCCAATTAGCTGTACTTAGAGAAAAGCACGAATTAGTTAAAGCTACGAGAAAGAAAGTAGAAAAGAAGAGCAAGAAGAATATTGAAGAGTTGCTGAAAGATAGCTCTAAGTTCAAACATATACGCTTAGATCATCTGTTCAAAGTTTATAAGGGCGATAGTGACAAAATCATTAATATACTAAGAATATATAAAGAAGCCATTCCGATACAAATTGACGAAATAAAAGAATTACTAAGTTCACGTGAATGGAGTCTGTTAAAAGCAAAAATTGTTGCATTCCGTACTAAAATGACATATTTAGGGGTTAAAGATATGAACAGCTTGTCAAGACAATTAGAAAGACAAGTCTCATTACAGAGTATCGATGACACAACCAACAAAATAGTTGAAGAAATAACAAACATTTGGGAAGAAGTAGAAAAAGAATTAATACAGATAGAATCATTTTAA